The genome window TTTAAGCCAGCGAAATGGTCTTTTGAAGCTTTTTGCAGAGCGCAACTATGTGGATGAAGACCTGCTGGAAACCTATAATGAGCCGCTAATTATCCTTTCGCAGCGGATTTACAATCACCGCAGCAAATTCATGGACCGGTTCGTGCCATTGTTCCTGAAAAGCTATGATTTCCTGAGCAGCGGGCATGAACAGGTGGAAGTAATCTATGAAAGCGAAGTCTCCAGTGAAAATTTCGCCGCCGAATTTCGGAAGAACCGCGCCCGTGACTTACATGCGCAACGAACCGGAAAAGGCATTCACAAGGACGAATACACATTTGAAATTGACGGTGTTACGCTCAAAAAATTCGGGTCCCAGGGCCAGCAGAAGTCTTTTTTGATCGCATTGAAGCTGGCGCAATTTGAATTACTGAAAGAAGAAAAAGAAAAAACGCCGATCCTGCTGCTCGACGACATCTTCGACAAACTCGACGACCGCCGCATCCAAAAACTCATCGAACTAATAGACACCGGCTTCCTGGGCCAGGTCTTCATCACCGACGCCAGACCAGAGCGCTCCCAGAAGATCCTAGAGAATGTAAAAGCGGATGTAAGGTTTTTTGAGATTGAAAAAATTCGAGCAGATTCTATTTGAAGTGTGTTATCAAAATCGCGGAGCGATGCAATATTGGTAGCAAAGCATTATACCTATAAAGCAATCCCGGAGGGATGTAACAACGTGCACGCCGTTACATCCCTCCGGGATTGTTTGCATAAAACATTTTTTTTGGCTACCAATATTTTATCCCGCTGGGATTTGCTTGAATCAAATCTTCGGGATGGTGCTATATCACCATTTATTTGTTGGCTACCAATATTTTTATCCCGCTGGGATTTGCTTACACATACTTTACATCTATCTCCTTCGCTTCCGCCACAAACTCTTTCACTTTCTGCTCGTCTTCTTTACGGCAGATGAGCAAAACGCCGTCGTACTCGGCGACGATGAAGCCGTCCAGGCCGTTGACAACCACTAATTTGTCTTTTGGCGTTTTGATGATAGAATTCGTCGTGTTATGCAGGATCAGCTTGCCGTCTGTAACATTCAGATTGGCGTCTTTTTCAGAAACTTCGTAAAGCGACTTCCAGGTTCCCAGATCCGACCATCCAAAATTACTTAGCACAACATGCACATTATCAGCCTTTTCCATGATTCCGTTGTCGATAGAAATGCTGCCGCAATGCTGGTAAGCCCTCTGAACAAATGCATCTTCGCTTTCAAGATAATAATGACTGTCTCCACCTTCAAAGATCTCGGCAATGTTAGGCTGAAACTTCTTCAACGCTTTTTTGAAAGCATTAATGTTCCACACAAAAATCCCCGCATTCCATACAAAATCACCACTATCCAGGAATTGAAGCGCCAATTCCAAATGTGGCTTCTCTGTGAACGACTTTACTTTCTTAACCGTCAGTTTGTCCGGAATGTATTGAATGTAGCCATATCCCGTGTCTGGACGGCTTGGCTGAATTCCCAGCGTCACCAGAATGTCCTCGTTACGCGTCGCGCCCAGAGCGATATTAATAGTGTCCCTAAAATTTTCCTCCTTCAAAATAATGTGGTCAGCCGGAGCCACAACCACATTCGCATTCGGATTTTTAGCTGCGATCTTATAACAAGCGTAAGCAATGCAAGGTGCAGTATTACGCCTGTTGGGCTCGCAAAGGATCTGATCATCCGTTAAAGACGGAATCTGCTCCTTAACAATGCCCTTGTATTCATGACTTGTTACGATATAAATATTCTCGATCGGGCAAACGCCGTCGAAACGATCAACTGTCTGCTGCAAAAGTGTCTTACCGGTTCCCAACACATCGTGAAACTGTTTAGGGAAGTCTGTTCTGCTGAAAGGCCAGAACCTCGTACCAACTCCACCGGCCATTATAATTACATAAGAATCCTGCATTGTGAAAGGTAATTTTATTTATCCACACTATGAAAAACTACTCAAAGCTACGGATAAACGCCCACTTATGACCAATGCAAACGAACCAATAAGCCCAGAAAATGGGATTAATGCGCTCTTTTCGCCGTATAGCACATTTTTCACTTAGTTACCGAACCACAACGGGCCAAGTTCTTCTAAAAATTCAAACATGCCAAGATTGTATAATTTAAAATGATTTGAAGAAAAAATAGTATAATTATGCTATGTGATACTGTAATATTCTTTTAACTTGCTGGAAGAACATCAACCCACTTAAAACCATGAAACACTTGTCTACAATACTAAGGTTATGCCCTTTTATTTGGGCCATAATGCTTGTTTGCAATGCGTACGGACAGATTACAGTCAATGGCGTAATCACCGAATCCACAACCGCGGAGCCACTTGCCGGTGTGAGTATCCAGGTTAAAGGAAAAGTAACCGGGACCATTACAGACAATAAAGGCGCATTCGATCTTACTACAACTTCCAGTCCGCCTTTTACACTAATTGTTTCATCTGTTGGATTTCAAACGCAGGAAATAGAAGTGACCGGTGGCATGTCCAAACTGGACATTAAGCTGGTGGAGCAGGTGATTTTGGGTCAGGAAATTATTGTTGCTGCTTCGAGGGTAGAAGAAAGCGTTATGAAATCGCCTGTTGCCATTGAAAAAATGGACATCAGAAATATCAGGGAAACGCCGTCGGCTAATTTTTACGACGCATTGGCCAATCTCAAAGGCATTGATATGACTACGCAGGGTGTTTTGTTCAAATCAGTAAACATGCGTGGGTTTGGCAGCACGGGTAATCCGCGGACGGTCCAGATGATCGACGGGATGGATAATCAGGCGCCGGGTTTAAATTTTCCCCTGGACAATATCATCGGTATGTCTGAGCTGGACGTTGAGAATGTCGAAGTCTTACCAGGCGCCGCTTCCGCACTTTATGGACCTAATGCGATTAACGGGCTGATCCTTATGAACAGCAAAAGCCCGTTTTTATATCAGGGATTAAGTGCCAATGTGAAGTCGGGCGTGATGCACGAGTCCAACCGCTCCCAAGCTACAACGCCATTTATAGACGGCACCATTCGCTATGCCAAGGCATTTAATAATAAAGTAGCATTCAAAGTCAACCTGTCCTATATTACCGCAAAAGACTGGGAAGCAACGAATTACAATAATTTAAATGTAGGCGGCGCATCCGATCCAAGGCGCGGTGCAGGAACCGATAACGATTACGATGGCGTGAATATTTACGGGGATGAAGTCCAGACCAACATCAATGCTGTTGCCGGCACATTGGCTGCCAACGGCCTGATCCCGCAAGCCGCCGTAGCACTGGTTCCGAATACATTTGTAAGCCGCACGGGTTACCAGGAAAAAGACATTGTGGATTACAATACCAAGAGTTTCAAAGCCAATGCG of Dyadobacter chenhuakuii contains these proteins:
- the recF gene encoding DNA replication/repair protein RecF (All proteins in this family for which functions are known are DNA-binding proteins that assist the filamentation of RecA onto DNA for the initiation of recombination or recombinational repair.), with the translated sequence MWLEKLHLTYFKSYEEKAFTFGEHVNCLVGENGSGKTNLLDAIYFLSLTKSAFHNQDALGIRHTADFFVLDGVFKDSGRNTQITCSMQRGQRKIFMADKKNYDRLSDHIGLFPLVLIAPNDTDLIRDGSEERRRFFDGVLAQAAPGYLTDFLQYNKILSQRNGLLKLFAERNYVDEDLLETYNEPLIILSQRIYNHRSKFMDRFVPLFLKSYDFLSSGHEQVEVIYESEVSSENFAAEFRKNRARDLHAQRTGKGIHKDEYTFEIDGVTLKKFGSQGQQKSFLIALKLAQFELLKEEKEKTPILLLDDIFDKLDDRRIQKLIELIDTGFLGQVFITDARPERSQKILENVKADVRFFEIEKIRADSI
- a CDS encoding mannose-1-phosphate guanylyltransferase yields the protein MQDSYVIIMAGGVGTRFWPFSRTDFPKQFHDVLGTGKTLLQQTVDRFDGVCPIENIYIVTSHEYKGIVKEQIPSLTDDQILCEPNRRNTAPCIAYACYKIAAKNPNANVVVAPADHIILKEENFRDTINIALGATRNEDILVTLGIQPSRPDTGYGYIQYIPDKLTVKKVKSFTEKPHLELALQFLDSGDFVWNAGIFVWNINAFKKALKKFQPNIAEIFEGGDSHYYLESEDAFVQRAYQHCGSISIDNGIMEKADNVHVVLSNFGWSDLGTWKSLYEVSEKDANLNVTDGKLILHNTTNSIIKTPKDKLVVVNGLDGFIVAEYDGVLLICRKEDEQKVKEFVAEAKEIDVKYV